A genomic window from Ruminiclostridium cellulolyticum H10 includes:
- a CDS encoding prepilin peptidase produces MQTLLIIYILIFGLVIGCFLNVCISRIPQKQSIIRPSSRCNSCGTTLRHLDLVPVFSFVFLRGKCRYCGEKVSAINPIVEIITAAVFVVLYLKYSLTVEFAAMALLSCILICIAFIDAEYKIIPNGFIIIGLISGSVLLLYNLFYPVDIFGDRVWFNPILGFIVGTSFLLIVSLVGMLVYKSDDAMGMGDIKLFAVIGLFLGWRMTIISLMLSVFTAAIVCVLLIIIKKNNRKSTIAFGPYIAIGTFITIIYGWNLLERYMTLLK; encoded by the coding sequence ATGCAAACATTACTCATAATTTACATATTAATATTCGGGCTTGTAATAGGCTGTTTTCTTAATGTATGCATTTCTCGTATACCTCAAAAACAGTCTATTATAAGACCTTCATCTCGCTGTAACAGTTGCGGAACAACACTCAGGCACCTTGATCTTGTGCCTGTATTCAGCTTCGTATTCTTGAGAGGAAAATGCCGCTATTGTGGGGAAAAAGTATCCGCCATAAATCCCATAGTAGAAATCATTACAGCAGCTGTTTTTGTTGTACTCTATTTAAAGTACTCTTTAACGGTTGAATTTGCTGCTATGGCATTGCTATCATGCATACTTATTTGCATTGCTTTTATAGATGCGGAATATAAGATAATTCCAAACGGGTTTATTATCATAGGCTTAATAAGCGGGTCGGTTTTACTCTTATACAATTTATTTTATCCGGTGGACATCTTTGGAGACAGAGTATGGTTTAACCCCATACTGGGTTTTATCGTGGGTACAAGCTTTCTGTTGATTGTTTCACTTGTGGGGATGCTTGTGTACAAGTCTGATGATGCTATGGGAATGGGCGATATAAAGCTTTTTGCGGTTATCGGACTTTTTCTTGGCTGGCGTATGACGATTATCAGTCTCATGCTTTCTGTTTTTACGGCAGCTATCGTCTGTGTTTTACTTATTATCATTAAAAAGAATAACAGAAAGTCTACAATTGCATTTGGGCCATATATTGCAATAGGGACTTTTATAACAATTATATATGGCTGGAACTTACTTGAACGATATATGACCTTGCTTAAATAG
- a CDS encoding PilN domain-containing protein: MKDLNLIPKSLIVDKKNKAKKTYLSILIICIGLIAVTAYTAPAIYEINLRNDKQQLEKQVNSTASYVETLNEFNSLKKAVEEREAEGKKLSLNRIDVLGIVSAIENSCPEKLFIQNFVSTGNNDSDTKIVLKGVSTDENTLASFLRNLMDDDYFNNVVLSNISNKQGNNGTTFEVTLNGIKKSDLIIYNNWNNGFRICYEPDWSKKVDKDDSVLFTANKRLTSTDADSLEITVTSTELTSKEFTDKRMNKLKYELEGFKKIYTTKTKSSGEEAYKLMYLGDEKGTRYKYSELLIVKDSKGYIVKYKSDPNSFEVKERTIDRILKSFTAIKSP, encoded by the coding sequence TTGAAAGACTTAAATCTTATTCCTAAAAGTTTGATTGTTGATAAAAAAAATAAGGCTAAAAAGACGTATCTCTCTATCCTTATAATTTGCATAGGCTTAATAGCTGTCACTGCGTATACGGCTCCTGCAATTTATGAAATCAATCTGCGTAACGATAAGCAACAACTTGAAAAGCAGGTAAATAGTACGGCAAGTTATGTTGAAACCTTGAATGAGTTCAATTCTCTTAAAAAGGCAGTAGAAGAGAGGGAAGCTGAAGGTAAGAAACTATCCCTTAATCGGATTGATGTTTTGGGTATTGTCAGCGCAATTGAAAATTCATGCCCTGAGAAGCTGTTTATACAGAATTTTGTATCAACCGGGAATAACGACTCAGATACGAAAATTGTTTTAAAGGGTGTTTCAACGGATGAGAATACTTTGGCTTCTTTTTTACGAAATTTAATGGATGATGATTATTTTAACAATGTAGTTTTATCAAATATTTCAAATAAACAGGGAAATAACGGTACTACTTTTGAAGTTACCCTGAATGGTATAAAGAAAAGTGACCTTATTATATATAATAACTGGAATAACGGGTTCAGGATTTGTTATGAGCCTGACTGGAGTAAAAAAGTAGATAAGGATGATAGTGTTTTGTTTACCGCAAATAAGAGATTGACTTCCACAGATGCAGATTCTCTTGAAATAACGGTCACATCTACTGAACTTACATCCAAGGAATTCACAGATAAAAGGATGAATAAACTGAAATATGAGCTTGAAGGTTTTAAGAAAATATATACTACCAAGACCAAAAGCTCAGGGGAAGAAGCTTATAAGTTAATGTATCTGGGAGATGAAAAGGGAACCAGATATAAATATTCGGAACTTTTAATAGTCAAGGACAGCAAGGGTTATATAGTTAAATACAAAAGCGACCCCAATAGTTTTGAAGTCAAGGAAAGAACAATTGATCGTATACTTAAATCCTTTACTGCTATAAAAAGTCCTTAA
- the pilM gene encoding type IV pilus assembly protein PilM, with the protein MVRKNLLALDIGNDTIKVVSGSANKKNIVINEYGIVKTPAECVNDGMIIDTAVLSKVISEAVKTHKIGGGALVMTVTGTGVITRDIVLPKSTEQEIEKMLEFEAQQYFPVDLKDYTVDFKVMENMGDQIRVLVVAAPNKQIETYINLTKLLKQQLAAIDIPSNCVLKLLSFSPLYSDETAEEYAVLDIGRDTSGVCFFRNDVLKFSRILLSGVSEVDSIIANKYNLEFKAAEELKRSFKGFNSQSDSEDKFNDLGEVITGALDSIVSDLNRFIEFYNSRDNSNNVEKIYIYGGGSKLKGITEYFSSTFNMPVLPFPLLKEIVYKGHKEREAFEQDYPFLINAIGCLTRAFK; encoded by the coding sequence ATGGTTAGGAAAAATCTTTTAGCGTTGGATATCGGAAATGACACCATTAAAGTTGTCAGTGGTTCAGCGAATAAAAAAAATATAGTTATTAATGAATACGGTATTGTTAAAACTCCCGCTGAGTGTGTTAATGACGGTATGATAATTGATACCGCTGTGTTGTCCAAGGTTATTTCAGAAGCTGTTAAAACTCACAAAATAGGCGGTGGAGCTCTTGTAATGACTGTTACAGGAACGGGAGTTATCACAAGAGATATAGTGCTGCCAAAATCAACGGAACAGGAAATTGAAAAGATGCTTGAATTTGAGGCTCAGCAGTACTTTCCCGTGGACTTAAAGGATTATACCGTTGATTTTAAGGTTATGGAGAATATGGGCGATCAGATTCGTGTGCTGGTTGTAGCTGCTCCCAATAAGCAAATTGAGACTTATATTAATCTGACAAAGCTTTTGAAACAGCAATTGGCAGCTATTGATATTCCATCTAATTGTGTTCTGAAGCTTTTATCTTTTTCACCGCTATATAGTGATGAAACCGCAGAAGAGTATGCTGTGCTTGATATAGGAAGAGATACTTCTGGAGTATGTTTTTTCAGAAATGACGTGTTAAAATTCAGCAGAATTTTATTAAGTGGTGTTTCAGAGGTAGATAGTATTATCGCCAATAAATATAATCTGGAATTTAAAGCTGCCGAAGAACTTAAACGTTCTTTTAAAGGGTTTAATAGTCAGTCTGATTCCGAAGATAAATTTAATGATTTAGGCGAGGTTATTACAGGAGCACTTGACAGCATAGTATCCGATTTAAACAGGTTTATAGAATTCTATAATTCCAGAGATAATTCAAATAATGTAGAAAAGATTTATATTTATGGCGGTGGCAGCAAGCTAAAAGGCATTACAGAGTACTTTTCAAGTACTTTCAATATGCCGGTTTTACCCTTTCCTTTGTTAAAGGAAATTGTTTATAAGGGACATAAGGAGAGAGAAGCTTTTGAACAGGACTACCCATTTTTGATTAATGCCATAGGCTGTTTGACAAGAGCATTTAAATAA